A DNA window from Loxodonta africana isolate mLoxAfr1 chromosome 7, mLoxAfr1.hap2, whole genome shotgun sequence contains the following coding sequences:
- the LOC100668959 gene encoding olfactory receptor 51F2-like, with amino-acid sequence MSIFHNSTSPIFLLMGVPGLEWAHAWVSIPICCLYLTAVSGNTLILFVVLSEPSLHEPMYYFLCMLSTSDLGLCISTLVTVLGIFWLNAREISLDACLSQMFFNHLFTVIESSVLLAMAFDRFVAISNPLRYVSILTDLKIAQIGAAIITRGTLIIIPMVLLLKPLSFCHSHVLHHSYCFHPDVMKLSCTDTRVNSAFGLTVVISTVGIDSIFILLSYILIIHSVLNIASPEERKKAFNTCISHLCAVAIFYIPLISLSFVHRFGKHAPPYVPTLIANIYLLLPPVLNPIIYSVKTKQIQKAMLKLVFSKGIQI; translated from the coding sequence ATGTCAATCTTCCATAACTCCACCTCCCCAATTTTCCTCCTTATGGGGGTCCCTGGGCTGGAATGGGCCCATGCCTGGGTCTCCATCCCCATCTGCTGCCTCTATTTAACTGCTGTATCTGGTAACACCTTGATATTGTTTGTAGTCCTTAGTGAGCCAAGCCTCCATGAgcccatgtactatttcctctGCATGTTGTCCACCTCTGATTTGGGTTTATGCATCTCTACCCTGGTGACAGTGCTGGGAATATTCTGGCTCAATGCCCGGGAAATCAGCTTAGATGCTTGCTTATCCCAGATGTTCTTCAACCACTTGTTTACTGTCATAGAATCTTCCGTACTGTTGGCCATGGCCTTTGACAGGTTTGTGGCCATTTCTAATCCTCTTAGATATGTATCCATCTTGACTGACCTTAAAATAGCACAAATTGGTGCAGCAATCATCACTAGGGGAACACTAATAATAATCCCAATGGTGCTCCTTCTTAAACCTCTGTCCTTCTGCCACAGCCATGTGCTCCACCATTCCTACTGCTTTCACCCTGATGTAATGAAGCTCTCCTGTACAGATACCAGGGTCAACAGTGCATTTGGATTAACTGTGGTCATCTCTactgttggaattgactccatctTTATCCTACTATCTTACATCTTAATCATTCACTCAGTTCTCAACATTGCATCCCCAGAGGAGAGGAAAAAGGCCTTCAACACATGTATCTCTCATCTCTGTGCTGTGGCCATATTCTACATCCCTTTAATCAGCCTGTCTTTTGTTCACAGGTTTGGAAAACATGCTCCACCCTACGTGCCCACACTCATTGCTAATATATACTTACTTCTCCCCCCTGTGTTGAACCCCATCATCTATAGtgtgaaaacaaaacagataCAGAAAGCTATGCTTAAACTTGTGTTTTCTAAGGGAATTCAGATTTAA
- the LOC100671705 gene encoding olfactory receptor 51F2-like: MISGLTQGLKFVFNMSTFQNTTSSSIIFLLTGVPGLEAFHTWISIPFCFLYVTALSGNSLILFAITIQPSLHEPMYYFLSMLSTTDLGLSISTLVTMLGIFWFNVREISFNACLSQMFFIQLFTVMESSVLLAMAFDRFVAISNPLRYATILTDLKIAQIGVAIITRGTLILTPMVVLLKRLSYCRSHVLHHSYCFHPDVMKLSCTDTSTNSAVGFVALITTAVVDSIFIVLSYVLIIKTVLSIASPEERKKAFNTCISHIGAVSVFYIPLISLSFVHRFGKQAPLYVHTLIANAYLLIPPVMNPIIYSVKTKQIRRAVIKVLLSRVPMN; this comes from the coding sequence atgATTTCAGGACTGACTCAAGGCTTAAAATTCGTGTTCAATATGTCAACTTTCCAGAATACCACTTCCTCTTCCATCATTTTCCTGCTAACTGGTGTTCCTGGGCTGGAAGCTTTCCACACCTGGATCTCCATTCCCTTCTGCTTTCTCTATGTAACTGCCCTCTCAGGAAACAGCCTGATTCTCTTTGCCATTACCATTCAGCCCAGCCTCCATGAgcccatgtactatttcctctCCATGCTCTCCACCACTGATCTTGGCCTGTCCATATCCACTCTGGTCACCATGTTGGGAATATTCTGGTTCAATGTCAGGGAGATCAGCTTTAATGCCTGCTTGTCACAGATGTTCTTCATTCAACTCTTCACTGTCATGGAATCCTCAGTGCTATTGGCCATGGCCTTTGATCGTTTTGTGGCCATTTCTAATCCTCTTAGGTATGCCACTATTTTAACTGACCTGAAAATAGCCCAGATTGGAGTAGCAATCATCACCAGGGGAACACTAATCCTGACTCCTATGGTGGTACTTCTTAAAAGATTGTCTTACTGCCGTAGCCACGTGCTCCACCACTCCTACTGCTTTCACCCTGATGTGATGAAGCTCTCCTGCACGGATACCAGCACCAACAGTGCAGTTGGTTTCGTTGCCCTGATAACCACTGCTGTGGTGGACTCCATTTTCATTGTTCTTTCGTATGTTTTGATCATTAAGACTGTTCTCAGCATCGCATCcccagaagagaggaagaaagccttCAACACATGTATCTCCCATATTGGAGCtgtttctgtattctatattccattgatcaGTTTGTCCTTTGTCCACAGATTTGGGAAACAAGCCCCACTCTATGTTCATACTCTAATTGCCAATGCCTACCTGTTAATCCCCCCTGTGATGAACCCCATCATCTACAGTGTGAAGACCAAACAGATACGTAGGGCTGTGATAAAAGTTCTGCTTTCCAGGGTGCCAATGAACTAG
- the LOC100668679 gene encoding olfactory receptor 51F2-like — translation MPSFNQSIIHPAVFFLTGIPGLEISHAWIAIPFCFLYAIALSGNGMILFVIITESSLHEPMYYFLSMLSFTDLGLTLSTLITALGIFWFNAREISFDACIGQMFFIHGFTFMESSVLLAMAFDRFVAICNPLRYATILTNSWIIRAVFAIVIRGTTALVPLLLLLKRLSFCQSHVLYHSYCFHPDVMKLSCTDTKINSAFGLAIVISTAGIDSVLILLSYVLIIRSVLSIASPEEQKKAFSTCVSQISAVAIFYIPMISLSLMHRFGKHAPPYVHTLIADVYLLIPPVMNPIIYSVKTKQICKAVLKVFLSKRI, via the coding sequence ATGCCATCCTTCAACCAGAGCATTATCCATCCTGCAGTGTTCTTCCTTACTGGCATTCCTGGTCTCGAAATCTCTCATGCCTGGATTGCTATTCCATTCTGTTTTCTCTATGCCATTGCCCTCTCTGGGAATGGGATGATCTTATTTGTCATCATCACTGAGTCGAGCCTCCATGAacccatgtactatttcctctCCATGCTATCCTTCACCGACCTAGGTTTGACCCTATCCACATTGATCACTGCGCTGGGTATTTTTTGGTTCAACGCTAGAGAAATCAGCTTTGATGCCTGCATTGGCCAAATGTTCTTTATTCATGGCTTCACGTTCATGGAGTCTTCAGTGCTCCTGGCAATGGCCTTTGACCGATTTGTTGCCATCTGTAATCCGTTGAGATATGCCACAATCTTAACCAATTCATGGATTATCAGAGCAGTCTTTGCAATTGTTATTAGAGGAACAACAGCTCTGGTGCCTTTACTTTTGCTCCTTAAGCGTCTGTCTTTCTGCCAAAGTCACGTGCTTTACCACTCCTATTGCTTCCACCCTGATGTGATGAAGCTTTCATGCACAGACACCAAGATCAACAGTGCATTTGGCCTGGCCATTGTCATCTCTACTGCTGGCATAGACTCTGTCTTGATCCTCCTCTCCTATGTTCTGATCATCCGCTCCGTGCTCAGCATTGCCTCCCCAGAGGAGCAGAAAAAGGCCTTTAGTACCTGTGTCTCACAAATAAGTGCCGTTGCTATCTTCTATATCCCTATGATCAGCTTGTCACTGATGCATAGATTTGGAAAGCACGCTCCTCCTTATGTGCACACTCTCATTGCCGACGTGTATCTGCTCATCCCTCCTGTAATGAATCCCATAATCTACAGTGTGAAGACCAAGCAAATTTGCAAGGCTGTGCTCAAAGTATTCCTTTCTAAGAGAATTTAG